One stretch of Podospora pseudoanserina strain CBS 124.78 chromosome 4, whole genome shotgun sequence DNA includes these proteins:
- a CDS encoding hypothetical protein (COG:S; EggNog:ENOG503P5M7): MGIDSIPTEVLDLIFDCLEKEKPDKMNRYRHLGAAVRPESLRNARLVCRQWNALATKHLFRTIALMHNGNDKAFDTWKQIVNSPAVQQAAREAEVYSVRPPPRSYYRQLERDYETWCSWDSGDWPEFVTAIQGLGSLPNLRAVNIRFTEGCEGVEKSGYREEIVETFSTRMHTIENVFKAIQRRKSRANQFITPITSLTIENLQNMPFTEFLETGLFRSVIEDITELRLLVAQEDHDDGPDYDLYYDERFTFEPWLQEEFLPCFASRLTSLNITFGECWGVAPGYFDGKGLHFPNLKTLILGEYVIGHHDQFDWVPAQTTLETLCLNRCMIVSYLEYASDDIEKWNDLTTHDWKFIADRGRGWTLHKFDGAWEVVFDAIRTRLPNLVQFRMEHAKLNDVAGRSLRSVDDMDCCLSAKRYVRFSSGTISPWQESDSDGHMDIELGGEDEAECSGVNRAMETQEGDMRAFKELVQAVEERARRRLQ; encoded by the exons ATGGGGATCGATTCCATTCCAACAGAGGTCCTGGATCTCATTTTTGACTGCCTTGAAAAGGAAAAGCCTGACAAAATGAATCGATACCGTCATCTTGGAGCAGCGGTGAGGCCAGAAAGTCTTCGAAATGCCCGTCTAGTCTGTCGCCAATGGAACGCTCTCGCAACAAAGCATCTCTTCCGAACCATCGCTCTCATGCACAACGGAAACGACAAGGCGTTCGACACGTGGAAGCAAATTGTCAACAGTCCGGCCGTACAGCAAGCTGCCCGTGAAGCCGAGGTTTACAGTGTCCGCCCGCCACCGCGCAGCTATTACCGCCAACTAGAGCGCGATTATGAAACATGGTGTTCGTGGGACTCGGGAGACTGGCCCGAGTTCGTGACAGCGATCCAAGGCCTCGGAAGCTTGCCCAACCTCCGGGCTGTCAACATTCGCTTCACAGAAGGGTGTGAAGGCGTCGAGAAAAGCGGCTACCGCGAAGAAATCGTGGAAACCTTTTCTACCCGGATGCACACAATTGAGAACGTGTTCAAAGCGATCCAACGGCGGAAATCCCGTGCCAACCAAttcatcacccccatcacatcTCTCACCATCGAGAACCTGCAAAATATGCCGTTCACCGAGTTTTTGGAAACCGGCCTCTTCCGCTCGGTCATCGAGGACATCACAGAGCTGCGTCTTTTGGTCGCTCAGGAGGATCACGACGACGGCCCCGACTACGACCTGTACTATGACGAGCGTTTCACCTTTGAGCCCTGGCTTCAGGAGGAGTTCCTCCCCTGTTTCGCCAGCCGGCTCACATCACTCAACATAACTTTCGGCGAGTGCTGGGGGGTTGCCCCCGGGTATTTTGATGGAAAGGGTCTGCATTTCCCCAATCTCAAAACGCTGATATTGGGGGAGTATGTCATTGGCCACCACGACCAGTTCGACTGGGTTCCAGCCCAAACCACGCTCGAAACACTCTGCCTGAACCGATGTATGATTGTCTCGTACTTGGAATACGCCAGCGACGACATCGAGAAGTGGAACGACCTTACCACCCATGACTGGAAGTTTATCGCGGAtcggggaagaggttggaccCTTCACAAGTTTGACGGTGCTTGGGAAGTGGTTTTCGATGCCATACGGACAAGACTCCCCAATCTTGTTCAATTTCGTATGGAGCATGCAAAGTTGAATGATGTCGCCGGCCGAAGTTTACGTTCGGTAGATGATATGGACTGCTGCCTCTCGGCTAAGAGATATGTCCGTTTCTCATCTGGTACGATCTCACCCTGGCAAGAATCAGACAGCGATGGCCACATGGATATCGagttggggggtgaggaCGAGGCGGAGTGTTCCGGAGTTAACCGGGCAATGGAGACGCAGGAGGGAGACATGAGGGCATTCAAGGAGCTCGTTCAAGCAGTTGAAgaaagggcgaggaggcggtt GCAATGA
- a CDS encoding hypothetical protein (COG:S; EggNog:ENOG503P0PN) encodes MYVNKIEAQPPPPPRHYNPPPPARRPTNPYDVDETRSNHVKFPGEYYSYGYGAPPRPSTEYAGHGPRGRSPPPPPPSTYSRPAAGRTNYTRPSTRRTHHTVTHTRYTSPVRERDRRDFSPASPTYSPAYSPTSPVLAPAHPRRSSIEYIRVPEYPVEQRKTEFIVEKRRDAASSAEEVEWDYKRPPRRKRTQDERDDRNLDEEDLVLMGMWETDAAFESGPTRNPVATGPYSFVPPSASKDPLGDVGKLSDDDSLDTTEQDIEAAESLTGTAYQVLEAGYTGDGMIGGQHGAQLVITPGERVQHQPVFRWIHFTHKSMDFDNFATQTTRLLGLTKSERKGVADLIARVKRQGIKQIQTSNGSYVRHMEPKFLQMPVPFDPSLKEQSFANRTVTWICLPYFSLEKYSGLLAAENASSFPVQTLLQAQFSRATKDRDMQQAVRQLKGAPAELCFHIAQLWCIVVDNSLLLTCGRMPFSALCGNNVHRVTKTAQEISTLKPAARVFIRYQNNIVWALPTEECGSWFSFMAHFLEFWPRTLSFFYYKRPVKPDEWPWITKLASRSRAGILLEMQIGHKPALPSPMGLSSLKREERDDEVQFSASKQPDDSSQRKTVRITIPREGKKTAESKPNSAFAVFTCLDGVSNSGIGGINYDVFKDYFVQVDEYLLNKTARQDQKAYSELRQSKRRDVYKLLEEEGEKAKEESPPSEREKKIYESRVSFFNKADIVFKFFFPSELEVPTVNRFWGIVLSLIEHPTLEPDDPVEPRSKEINKAKRSLQMEKLSRQRNEVTKTLDRQIAALSSFNATFSAASPEDLEKVHTPWLLVDAWIHILLGLAISPKNTTRSEFLLDSGLSSLRQGTDTMIQSVANSFGRTLFDRSVILPTDLFSLISMQLLKDITPALPDISETYSSYLDTIESDITTKPSTRTHEYKLGRLKQEVSIVQWTVAWQRSIFDAMSQSSTRNWRMQPRHPHASHRGMYTYTQLPSPDITVSTHGYRQLLIDEIISFTDRRDKEFSELRSHASHLEEFNRNKLDTTRDRQERAIYAFTIVTIVFLPLSSIASIFGMNSADVRDMEVGQWAYWVTAVPVTVGVVLMGLWWTGELGGVVRTGMEWVRGWGEGVRWREREEDMVPMMGGYDGGGERVGWREKGVYVVGGVRKRR; translated from the exons ATGTATGTCAACAAGATCGAggcacaacccccccctccacctcgacattacaatccaccacccccagctcGGCGCCCAACCAACCCTTATGACGTCGATGAAACAAGATCCAATCATGTCAAGTTTCCGGGAGAGTATTATTCCTATGGCTATGGAGCACCACCCCGGCCTTCGACTGAATATGCTGGACATGGACCCCGTGGACGTagtccgcctccgcctcctccttcgacCTATTCTCGCCCAGCCGCCGGCCGTACCAACTACACGCGACCATCAACTCGTAGGACACACCACACAGTGACACATACACGGTATACTTCACCTGTTCGTGAGCGTGATAGACGCGACTTCTCGCCAGCCTCGCCAACATATTCCCCGGCGTATTCACCTACTTCGCCTGTCCTGGCACCAGCTCACCCTAGACGATCATCCATTGAGTATATCCGCGTCCCAGAATACCCGGTGGAACAACGAAAAACCGAGTTCATtgttgagaagaggagagatgCTGCTTCAAGTGCCGAGGAAGTTGAGTGGGACTACAAGAGGCCGCCCAGGCGAAAAAGAACTCAGGATGAGAGGGATGATAGGAACCTGGATGAGGAAGACTTGGTTCTTATGGGGATGTGGGAGACTGATGCTGCATTTGAGTCTGGGCCGACGAGGAATCCGGTTGCTACAGGTCCTTACTCCTTCGTGCCACCAAGTGCTTCCAAAGATCCCCTGGGAGATGTGGGGAAATTGTCAGACGACGACTCTCTGGATACAACAGAGCAGGATATTGAAGCCGCTGAAAGTTTAACTGGGACTGCGTATCAAGTGCTCGAGGCCGGCTACACAGGCGACGGAATGATAGGTGGACAGCATGGTGCGCAGTTGGTGATAACTCCAGGGGAACGTGTACAGCACCAGCCTGTCTTTCGGTGGATTCACTTTACCCATAAGTCCATGGACTTTGATAACTTTGCA ACCCAGACAACACGCTTGCTTGGCCTGACCAAAAGCGAACGGAAAGGTGTCGCCGATCTAATCGCACGGGTCAAGCGTCAAGGCATCAAGCAAATACAAACCTCGAACGGCTCCTACGTGCGACATATGGAGCCAAAGTTCCTCCAAATGCCTGTTCCTTTTGACCCCAGTCTCAAGGAGCAAAGCTTTGCCAACCGGACCGTCACATGGATCTGCCTACCGTACTTTTCTCTAGAGAAGTATTCCGGCCTTCTCGCCGCCGAAAACGCCAGCAGCTTTCCCGTTCAAACGCTGCTCCAGGCTCAGTTTTCGAGAGCCACCAAGGACCGTGATATGCAACAGGCTGTGCGTCAGCTCAAAGGAGCGCCTGCTGAGCTATGCTTCCATATAGCACAACTCTGGTGTATCGTGGTAGACAATT CTCTTCTCCTGACATGTGGTCGAATGCCGTTTAGCGCCCTCTGCGGCAACAATGTACACAGGGTCACAAAGACAGCCCAGGAGATATCAACGCTGAAGCCCGCCGCCAGAGTCTTCATTCGTTATCAGAACAATATTGTCTGGGCACTACCGACTGAAGAATGCGGAAGCTGGTTT TCCTTTATGGCACACTTCCTCGAGTTTTGGCCTCGCACTCTCAGTTTCTTCTACTACAAAAGACCCGTCAAACCTGATGAGTGGCCGTGGATCACAAAGTTGGCTTCCCGTTCTCGTGCTGGAATCTTGCTCGAAATGCAGATTGG ACACAAGCCGGCGCTGCCATCTCCTATGGGCCTCTCATCTCTCAAACGGGAGGAGCGTGATGACGAAGTACAATTTTCGGCCTCGAAGCAGCCTGATGACTCGAGTCAGAGAAAGACAGTTCGGATCACCATTCCCCGGGAGGGCAAGAAAACTGCAGAGTCAAAGCCGAACTCTGCCTTTGCCGTCTTCACCTGTCTGGACGGTGTATCAAACTCAGGTATAGGCGGGATCAACTATGACGTCTTCAAGGACTACTTTGTGCAGGTTGACGAGTACTTGCTTAACAAAACCGCACGCCAGGATCAAAAAGCCTACAGCGAGTTGCGGCAGTCGAAACGCCGCGATGTGTACAAGCttcttgaggaggaaggagagaaagcGAAAGAAGAATCACCGCCCTCGGAACGTGAGAAAAAGATATACGAGAGTCgagtgagcttcttcaacaaggccGACATCGTCTTCAAATTCTTTTTTCCGTCCGAGTTGGAGGTTCCGACTGTTAATAGGTTCTGGGGTATTGTTTTGAGTCTAATAGAG CACCCAACGTTGGAGCCTGACGATCCTGTTGAACCTCGCTCCAAAGAGATAAACAAAGCAAAACGGTCCTTGCAAATGGAGAAGCTTTCCCGCCAGCGAAACGAAGTCACCAAGACTCTCGACCGACAAATTgctgccctctcctccttcaacgccACATTCAGCGCCGCCTCCCCAGAAGACCTCGAAAAAGTCCACACCCCCTGGCTCCTCGTCGACGCCTGgatccacatcctcctcggcctcgccatctcccccaaaaacacGACCCGCTCCGAATTCCTCCTCGACtccggcctctcctccctccgccaAGGAACCGACACCATGATCCAATCAGTCGCCAACTCGTTCGGACGAACCCTTTTCGATAGATCAGTCATCCTCCCAACGgacctcttctccctcataAGCATGCAGCTCCTCAAAGACATCACCCCCGCCCTTCCCGACATCAGCGAGACCTACTCTTCCTATCTCGACACCATCGAatccgacatcaccaccaaaccctccacccgCACCCACGAGTACAAACTGGGGAGGCTCAAACAAGAAGTGTCCATCGTCCAATGGACCGTCGCGTGGCAGAGGTCAATCTTTGACGCAATGTCGCAGAGTTCAACGCGGAACTGGAGGATGCAACCCCGCCACCCCCATGCGAGTCACAGGGGGATGTACACCTACACGcaactcccctccccagACATAACCGTCAGTACCCACGGATACAGACAACTACTCATCGATGAGATAATCAGCTTTACCGACCGCCGCGACAAGGAGTTTAGTGAACTGCGGAGCCATGCTTCGCATTTGGAGGAGTTTAATAGGAATAAGCTGGATACCACCCGTGACAGGCAGGAGAGGGCGATTTACGCGTTTACGATTGTGACGATTGTTTTTCTGCCGTTGAGCTCGATTGCGAGCATTTTTGGGATGAATTCGGCTGACGTGAGGGATATGGAGGTTGGGCAGTGGGCTTATTGGGTTACTGCGGTGCCGGTGACGGTCGGGGTTGttttgatggggttgtggtggacgggggagttggggggggttgttaggACGGGGATGGAGTgggtgaggggttggggggagggggtaaggtggagggagagggaagaggatATGGTGCCTATGATGGGGGGgtatgatggtggtggtgagagggttgggtggagggagaaaggggtGTAtgtggttggaggggtgaggaagaggaggtga
- a CDS encoding hypothetical protein (COG:S; EggNog:ENOG503P8J6): MWALFLFKILSAAVLVTAQGPPAVGGGCTTNSFNIPSWFITDFKDLVDDERKVAFGILNRATNYTAQATCGIDRKGYNLCSVSGQSAPGNGTIEIKALVEGTVAQVSVNQTWSCNDRGTPVQFTASGRARISLYDVPEPEASSTFPPLLIQGTLHAPVFITPDRAAGPQGHDQKGCQAASEKPEWNITHIYYTDRPADGNVESPSRTFNLLFTNTANGYEGGCVHGSLVGPAGETSLICAGSEFGNLGGSRYAISTTASFDPSDFKFTVRQTWFCDDENPSKPLQFTASASTILPLTCTTTPLSAGSAINETVCDRNPTLVLAGKVDSATTLPPYSLTEPILRDNTCTITSILAPKWQFSAFEIVYTPEKEEWEAINFEIILATYSGFQYPIPVTVSRAAGREGGWFECVIGADGANDQPLWPYACLVQFNPETKELKLKADWQCRELDADQPVNFSGLTTTTIKSDFTCETFRDMEVCVTEDTGFVWTADIGGVVWRSVPQSNP, translated from the exons ATGTGggctcttttccttttcaaGATTCTGTCAGCAGCTGTGCTCGTAACAGCCCAGGGTCCGCCCGCTGTCGGAGGCGGGTGCACCACTAACtccttcaacatccccagCTGGTTTATCACCGATTTCAAGGATCTGGTCGACGACGAGAGGAAGGTGGCATTTGGTATTCTAAACCGGGCAACGAATTATACTGCCCAAGCAACATGCGGCATCGATAGGAAAGGGTACAATCTCTGCTCTGTGTCTGGACAGTCAGCCCCTGGGAACGGCACAATTGAGATCAAGGCCTTGGTTGAGGGAACTGTGGCTCAGGTCTCTGTGAACCAAACCTGGAGCTGTAACGATCGAGGCACTCC AGTCCAATTCACGGCATCAGGCCGGGCTCGTATCTCTCTTTACGATGTACCGGAACCAGAAGCCAGCTCTACATTCCCCCCACTGTTGATTCAAGGGACGCTCCACGCACCAGTCTTCATCACCCCAGACAGGGCGGCAGGCCCGCAAGGTCATGACCAAAAAGGTTGTCAAGCAGCGTCAGAGAAGCCAGAATGGAATATTACCCATATCTACTATACGGATCGGCCAGCGGATGGCAACGTCGAGTCGCCTTCCCGCACCTTCAATCTTTTATTTACAAACACGGCCAATGGGTACGAGGGTGGTTGCGTGCATGGTTCCCTTGTAGGTCCAGCTGGGGAAACGAGCCTGATCTGCGCCGGGTCCGAGTTCGGGAATCTCGGAGGGAGCAGATATGCAATCAGCACCACGGCCAGCTTCGACCCTTCTGATTTCAAGTTCACAGTCAGACAAACTTGGTTTTGTGATGACGAGAATCCATCAAAGCC ACTCCAATTCACAGCTTCCGCGAGCACAATCCTCCCGCTCACTTGCACCACAACACCCCTCTCGGCCGGCTCTGCGATCAACGAGACAGTTTGCGACCGCAATCCCACTCTCGTCCTCGCAGGAAAAGTGGACAGCGCCACTACTCTCCCGCCCTATTCTCTGACTGAGCCAATCCTGCGGGACAATACCTGCACCATCACCTCGATCCTCGCCCCAAAATGGCAGTTCTCGGCCTTCGAGATTGTCTACACACCAGAGAAGGAAGAGTGGGAGGCAATCAACTTTGAGATCATCCTGGCGACATACTCGGGGTTTCAGTACCCCATTCCAGTCACAGTTAGCAGAGCGgctggaagggaagggggttggttcgAGTGCGTCATCGGAGCCGACGGGGCGAACGATCAGCCGCTCTGGCCGTATGCCTGCTTGGTGCAATTTAATCCGGAGACGAAGGAGCTGAAGCTCAAGGCGGATTGGCAGTGTAGGGAGTTGGATGCGGATCAGCC CGTGAACTTCAGCGGTTTGACAACGACAACTATCAAGAGTGACTTCACCTGCGAGACATTTCGGGATATGGAGGTCTGCGTGACTGAAGACACGGGATTTGTGTGGACGGCGGACATTGGGGGTGTTGTCTGGCGCTCCGTGCCGCAGTCTAACCCCTGA
- a CDS encoding hypothetical protein (EggNog:ENOG502SSG2) — protein MSIDGSTIAAILTGILALVGAVTTAWMSGLNQQRVESRKNRKALARSSAPLLIASWDLANWLYDILEDMAYSPRRCAAYGNGWPSQFTSYLFGQYFAGVHIIRETTQFFAHMQGGRTEQLKKLLWKIQDEFVSMHYEGRENLRLRWAERDILEVQESMTVVDGDGSLRTMRWVEFQKDYAGGKGLEKVFRRYENEFQSIIYRRFKYLYSTNEGWKRQGNPQDRREEEEKEIEKERADDPTNIVVVIPDHRARRLQHLLSDLVGLLDEESGMRFNRPVRRCGMVVDRKALAYGSADIFEKDPERTDHYRIPCDCQDLDSGCNKTLKDFKHRQLKDTSGKGFGRRETSYWESRNQPPVSDVSAFRMRVTGPGDKC, from the coding sequence ATGAGCATCGACGGAAGCACCATCGCAGCCATCCTGACGGGCATTCTCGCCCTGGTAGGCGCCGTCACGACAGCATGGATGTCAGGATTAAACCAGCAACGTGTCGAATCGCGAAAGAACCGAAAAGCACTTGCCCGATCATCAGCGCCTCTTCTCATCGCGTCTTGGGACTTGGCCAACTGGTTATACGACATTCTGGAAGACATGGCCTACAGCCCACGACGTTGCGCAGCGTACGGTAACGGCTGGCCCAGCCAATTTACATCCTACCTGTTTGGCCAATATTTTGCTGGCGTTCACATTATCCGGGAGACGACACAGTTCTTTGCTCATATGCAAGGTGGTCGAACGGAGCAACTGAAGAAGTTATTGTGGAAGATTCAGGATGAATTCGTCTCGATGCACTATGAAGGACGGGAAAACCTCAGGCTGCGTTGGGCAGAGAGGGATATCCTCGAGGTGCAGGAGTCCATGACCGTGGTGGATGGCGACGGAAGTCTCCGGACGATGCGTTGGGTCGAGTTTCAGAAAGACTACgcggggggaaaggggttggAAAAGGTCTTCAGACGCTATGAGAACGAGTTCCAAAGCATCATCTACCGCCGATTCAAGTACCTGTACTCGACCAACGAAGGATGGAAACGGCAGGGTAACCCCCAAGACAGAcgtgaggaagaggaaaaggagattgAAAAAGAGCGGGCAGATGATCCAACGaatattgttgttgtgataCCGGATCATCGGGCACGGCGTCTTCAGCACCTCCTCAGCGATCTTGTGGGGCTGCTGGATGAAGAGTCGGGTATGAGGTTCAATCGCCCCGTGCGGAGATGCGGGATGGTAGTCGACAGAAAAGCACTGGCTTATGGAAGTGCGGATATATTCGAGAAAGATCCTGAACGGACTGACCACTATCGCATACCCTGCGACTGTCAGGACCTCGATTCCGGCTGCAACAAAACACTGAAAGATTTTAAACATCGTCAACTGAAGGATACCAGCGGGAAGGgctttgggaggagggaaaccTCTTACTGGGAGTCTCGGAATCAGCCTCCGGTATCAGATGTATCTGCCTTCCGGATGAGGGTTACAGGCCCCGGAGATAAGTGCTAG
- a CDS encoding hypothetical protein (EggNog:ENOG503PHS7): MAPILFTHLPTLTINLLSPRQDNNPPTVTIITGTNDDPPVTADPDETTTLTGGAIAGIVIGSIVGLLLLIWIIRSCTNLGAPPNKPAVPGKPWYGSVREEYPPRHTSRSRSRHSHRGHSRTRTVSRERRVGMTEVEPVYVRREGSRSRSRGVDGGYAVYGREEVRGAGGRRSRSRGY, encoded by the coding sequence atgGCCCCAATACTattcacccacctcccaacccTCACAATAAACCTCCTCTCACCTCGCCaagacaacaaccccccaacagTAACAATAATCACCGGCACCAACGATGACCCCCCCGTGACCGCAGACCCAGatgaaaccaccaccctcaccggcGGGGCCATCGCCGGGATCGTAATCGGCTCAATCGTCGgtttgcttcttctcatctGGATTATTAGGTCGTGCACCAACTTGGGGGCTCCCCCGAACAAGCCTGCGGTGCCGGGGAAGCCGTGGTATGGGAgtgtgagggaggagtaTCCGCCACGACATACGTCCAGGAGCAGGTCGAGGCATTCACACAGGGGACATTCAAGGACGAGGACGGTTAGCAGGGAAAGAAGGGTGGGCATGACGGAGGTGGAGCCGGTTTATgttaggagggaggggtcgagGAGTAGGAGTCGGGGGGTGGACGGGGGGTATGCGGTttatgggagggaggaggttaggggggcgggggggagaaggagtaGGAGTCGCGGGTATTga